The following proteins are encoded in a genomic region of Trypanosoma brucei gambiense DAL972 chromosome 8, complete sequence:
- a CDS encoding mitochondrial RNA binding protein, putative, with protein MFRRLTQYTGVVGAVRTIVVFSQQHHILESNQKARSSPSNVWIEDWEAESYGLTPEPGAVSTQLLLDKPLELYNFDQLLSPPEVMEAPKHSSYSSRKVYGEKLQFELNDRAQKHGFHSKWWLTRTQAVKNALTFKNNARSSIILSKSSLRLYHSSQLVGGEALMTHPVSGGSRKLYSRKGDAYQVLCEHIRQNAFNSGLYFTRRQLEFFKLAVQPSQAPVMMDVSSGERFLIFNVEQLEDPEVALRTLDRSPVSIPTFLLSGEPMQHEGVKRLPRFKSNYWLSGRDAELYQWPIKESEKKRGVTLKNEGSASLQVELFNVEQLANPEEAFAKAGLFVQ; from the coding sequence ATGTTCCGAAGGCTCACACAGTACACAGGAGTTGTAGGCGCTGTGCGCACCATTGTTGTGTTCAGTCAACAGCACCACATACTGGAGAGCAATCAAAAAGCTCGGAGCAGCCCCAGCAACGTGTGGATCGAAGACTGGGAGGCTGAGAGCTATGGACTGACTCCAGAGCCTGGTGCCGTGTCCACGCAGCTGCTACTAGACAAGCCGCTCGAGCTATATAATTTCGATCAGCTCCTCTCTCCACCGGAGGTAATGGAGGCACCAAAGCACAGCAGTTACAGCTCCCGGAAGGTTTATGGTGAAAAGCTGCAATTCGAGCTCAATGATCGCGCTCAGAAGCATGGGTTCCACAGTAAGTGGTGGTTAACGAGAACGCAGGCTGTGAAGAACGCCCTCACGTTTAAAAACAACGCACGTAGCTCCATCATTCTCTCGAAGAGCTCACTCAGGTTGTACCACTCCAGTCAGTTGGTTGGCGGAGAAGCACTCATGACACATCCCGTATCAGGCGGCTCGAGGAAGCTCTACAGCAGGAAGGGAGATGCATATCAGGTGCTGTGCGAACACATCCGTCAGAACGCCTTCAACAGCGGTCTCTACTTTACGAGACGGCAGCTGGAGTTCTTCAAGTTGGCGGTGCAGCCGAGTCAAGCACCTGTGATGATGGATGTCTCATCTGGGGAGCGGTTCCTCATCTTCAACGTGGAGCAACTCGAGGACCCCGAAGTGGCACTGAGGACTCTCGACCGCTCACCAGTGAGCATTCCgaccttccttctctcagGTGAACCGATGCAGCACGAAGGGGTAAAAAGGCTTCCCAGGTTTAAGAGCAATTACTGGCTAAGCGGGCGTGATGCTGAGCTGTACCAGTGGCCAATCAAAGAAtcagagaagaagaggggagtAACGCTAAAGAACGAGGGGAGTGCGTCGCTGCAGGTGGAGTTGTTTAACGTAGAACAGCTGGCAAACCCTGAAGAAGCATTCGCCAAGGCTGGACTCTTTGTCCAGTGA